The DNA window CCAATCTGCAAATGTGTCGTGCGTCCGCCGAACTGGCGCGCGAACGCCTCCGCCGCTCGGCGGTCGCCCCACTCCTCGGCGGCGTTCGGGAAGTGCCCAGCCTCAAGCAAAGCGCCATAGCTTTGCACGACCTGCCCTGCCGCTTCGACGCTCTTCGGATCGATGGGCCCGCGCGGCTCTTCAAGGATCGTTCTTGAGCTTTCCTGTCTGGCAGCCGGCGCCACCGTCGCAGTAACCGGGCGCTCGCTGCCGTTCGCCGCGGCGGGTGCCTCTTCCCGTACGCCGCACGCAGCGAGACCGACGGAGAGCAAAAGCGCCGGCACCCGCGGAATACTCATCAAACCACCCTTCTTCGATCGTTGGAACCGCGCGTGCGGCAGTTCGTTCGTTTCGCCAGCAAAACATAGCAGAGAGGGAGAGTTTCCATGGCCGACAGAGATCGCGACGAGGTTGAGCGCACGACCATCGTCGAGACGGACGGTGGCGGCGGTGGCGGCGGTGTCCTTGCCGTCGTTCTTCTCATCATCATCGTGCTGGCCCTGCTGTGGCTGTTCCGCGACAACCTCGGCTTTGGCGGCAACACGACCAACGTGAATGTCCCGGACAAGATCGACGTCAACGTAAACGGCAGCTGAGCGCGGGCGGGATCGCGAGTCACCGTTCCAGCGCACGGGCGCGGCAGCGATGCCGCGCCCGTTTGTTTTTGCAGGCTTGACGCTTTAACCGAGCCGGCATGACCGATGCGCTTGATTACCTGACCGGCTTCGGCGGACATTTCGAAACAGAGGCCGTCGCCGGCGCGCTGCCCAAGGGCCGCAATTCGCCGCAGCGCCCGCCGTTCGGCCTTTATGCCGAGCAGCTGTCCGGAACTGCCTTCACCGCGCCGCGTCATGAGAACCGCCGGTCATGGCTGTATCGGATGCGGCCGACCGCTGATCACCGGCCGTTCCAGCGCTACGAGGGAACGCCGCTGTTCGCGCCGGGGACGATCAAGGAACCGGTGGCGCCCAACCGCCTTCGCTGGAGCGCGCCGGACGACCTGCCCGCAGGCAAGGATTTCGTCGACGGGCTAGTCACCATGCTGGTCAGCCGCCCGCCGCACGAGCTCAGCGGCGTCGCGCTCCACCTCTACCGCGCGGACCGCTCGATGGAGCGCCGCGTGTTCTCTGACGCTGACGCGGAAATGCTGATCATCCCGCAGTCGGGGACGCTGCACATCTTCACCGAGCTTGGGAGGATGGACGTCGCGCCCGGGTCCGTGTGCGTCATCCCGCGCGGAGTACGGTTCCGGGTCGATGTCGACGGACCGTCGCGCGGCTATGTCGCCGAAAACCACGGCGCGCTGTTCCGCCTGCCGGAACTGGGACCGATTGGCTCCAACGGCCTGGCGAATGCTCGGGACTTCGAAACGCCTGTTGCCGCTTTCGAGGACAGCGATGAGCCGGTCGAGTACATCCAAAAATATATGGCGGCGCTGTGGACGACGACGCTCGACCATAGTCCCCTCGACGTCGTCGCCTGGCACGGCAATCTCGCGCCGTGCCGCTACGATCTGTCTCGCTTCAACGCGATGGGAACCGTCAGCTTCGACCATCCCGACCCATCGATCTTCACGGTGCTGACGTCTCCCAGCGAAATGCCGGGGCGCGCCAATGCCGACTTCGTCATCTTCCCGCCGCGCTGGATGGTCGCCGAGGATACGTTCCGGCCGCCGTGGTTTCATCGCAATGTGATGAGCGAAGCCATGGGGCTGATCACCGGCGAATATGATGCGAAGGCGGAAGGCTTCGCACCCGGCGGGCTGTCGCTGCACAATTTGATGAGCGGCCACGGGCCAGACGTGGAAAGCTGGCAAAAGGCCAGCGGAGCGGATCTGAAGCCGATGAAGATCGAAGGAACGATGGCATTCATGGTCGAAAGTTGCTGGCCGTACATTCCGACCCGCTTCGCCATGGACCGCGCGCAGCCTGATTATGACGCAGCCTGGACCGGCTTTCCGAAGGCGCAGCTGCCATGAGCTGGGTCGAAAGCGCACAGGGAAGCGACTTCCCAATCGAGAACCTGCCGCTCGGCGTCTTCTCCGTGGGCGAGCGACGCCGGCGAACCGGAGTTGCGATTGGCGACTTCGTCCTCGATCTTGTCGGGATCGCCGACCTCCTCGACCAGGATTGGATCGAGGATTTGTCGCAGCCGGTGCTCAACAGCTGGCTCGCGCGCGGCCCGCAGGCGCAACGCGACCTGCGTGAGCGGCTGACGGAGCTGCTCTCCGACGAGCGCTACCGCGACGATGTCGAGCCGCAACTGGTTGGGCTGACGGAAGCGCGCATGCACCTGCCGTGCTTCGTCGGCGACTACACCGACTTCTACGTCGGCATTCATCACGCGACCAATGTCGGCAAGCAGTTCCGCCCCGACAATCCGCTTTTGCCGAACTACAAATATGTGCCGATCGGCTATCACGGCCGCGCGAGTTCGGTGCGGGTGTCGGGCGAGCCGGTGATCCGCCCCTGCGGCCAGCGCAAGCCGCCGGAGGCCGAAGCGCCTGAATATGGGCCGAGCCGCCGCCTCGACTACGAGCTGGAGCTGGGCATCTGGATCGGGCGCGGCAACGAGCTCGGCTCGCCGATCCCGATCGACGAGGCTGGCGACCATATTGCCGGCTATTGCCTGCTCAACGACTGGTCCGCGCGCGACCTGCAAGCGTGGGAGTATCAGCCGCTCGGGCCGTTCCTTGCAAAGAACTTCCTGAGCAGCGTCAGCGCATGGGTGGTCAGCCCCGAAGCGCTCCGCCCGTACCGCAAGCCGATGCCGCCGCGGCCGGCGGGCGATCCCGAACCGCTGCCTTACCTCAACGACCCCGCGGACCGGGAGAGCGGCGCCATCGCTATCCAGCTTGAAGCGACGCTGACCACCGAGCGCATGCGGCGCGAGGGCGTCGCGCCTTATGTCCTGTCGCGCGGATCGGCGGACGCGGCGATGTACTGGAGCGCGGCGCAGATCGTCACGCATCACAGCTCGAACGGCTGCAACCTGCAGCCGGGCGACCTGATCGGCACCGGCACACTGTCGACCGACAGCGACCAAGGCCTGGGCTCGCTGCTGGAGATCAGCCGCGGGGGCAAGCAGCCTATCGAGCTTGCCACTGGCGAGACGCGCAGCTTTCTCGAGGACGGCGATGAAGTCACCCTGCGCGCTTGGTGCGAAGCCGAAGGCGCTCCGCGCATCGGCCTCGGCGAGTGCGTCGGCCGCGTCGAGCCCGCCTAAGCGAGGCCGAGATTGGCGCCCATCTGCGCGGTCATCGCATAGATGCGGTCGAGCTGCGGCGTCGGTACGTTTACCCGTCTGGCGATCTCCCGGGGCGCGCCTAACAAGGCTTCGAGTTCGATCGGCCGCCCGGACTCGACGTCCTGAAGCATGGACGACTTGAATGCGCCCAGGCGTGCAGTGACCGCCATCCTGTCCTCGGCAGTCTCGCTGATCGGGCAGCCTATCGCCGCGCCGACCGCCGCAAGCTCGTCCATCGCCTCCGCCATCCAGGCGCGGATGGCGGGATCGTCGAGCAGCTTGTCGGCGGTCGAGCGGGTCAGCGCCGATAGGGGGTTTATCGTGGCGTTGCCCCACAATTTGTACCAGATGGCGCGGCGGACATTCTCGTTCGCCTCGCAGCGGATGTTTGCCTGTTCGAACAATCCGCAGACGCGAGCAACCCGGTCAGTGATGCCGCCGTCCACCTCGCCGACGATCAGCTTGTCGGCGTGAACGACCTGAATGTTGTTCGGCGCCACTCGTCGACAACTGGCGTGCACGACTGACCCGAGCACCTGATCCTTCGCAAACGTCGCCGCGATCGTGCCGTCAGGGTCAGCCGACTGGAGCGGTTCTTCAGTGAACCACCAGGGCACGCCGTTGAGCATCGGCAGGATGATCGTGTCCGAAGCGATCAGCGGTGAGAGCGCTGGCGCGAGTGCGGGCAGGGCAGGCGCCTTGACGGCGACGATGAGCAGGTCCTGCTCGCCGAGTGCGCTGGCATCTCCAGCCGCATTGATCGGCACCGACTGAAGGCCGTCAGTTCGAGTGAGCCGCAGCCCCTCGGCGTTGATGAGGCGGAGTGTCTCGCCGCGGGCGAGCACGCTGACCTCGCATCCGGCAAGCGCCAGCTCGGCAGCAAGCCATCCGCCGATCGCGCCGGCGCCGACGACGCAGACGCGCATCCCTGCGGTCACTCGGCCGGGACGGTGGCGTCCGTGACGCGGTGGATCGCGTCTTCGAGCTTGCGCTGCGTGAACGGCTTCAGCAGCACTTCAACGCCGTCCGGACGGTCCTGGATTGCGCCGGCATCGGCATAGCCGGTGATGATCAGCGCCGGCACGCCGGGGCATAGCGAGCGCGCGGCACGGAGGAATTCGGCGCCCGAGACATTCGGCATCGCGTAATCGGTGATCATCAGGTCGAAGTTGCAATCGCCCGCTTCGAGGACCTTCAGCGCCTGGCCGGCGCTCGACGCTTCGACGACCTCATGCCCGAAGTCGGACAAGATGGCGGCGGTCGTACTGCGCACTTCGGCATGGTCGTCGACCAGCAGCACGCGGAGCGACCTCGTGTCGTCACGAACGCTCGTGTCCAGCGGCGCCGACGGCTTTTCCGCCGTTTGCTCCGGCGCCCGCGGCAGCCACAGCTCCGCGGTCGTGCCCTTTCCGACTTCGCTGTCGAGCCGGAAGGCACCGTTGGACTGCTTGGCGAAGCCGTAGACCATGCTGAGCCCGAGGCCACTGCCCTTGCCGACTTCCTTGGTCGTGAAGAACGGCTCCAGAACCTTTTCAAGATGCTCGCGAGCGATGCCGGTGCCGGTATCGATGACCGCCAGCCGCACATAATCGCCGGCGTCGAGGCCAGGCAGTTCACCGCTACGGACGTGGTGGTTTTCCGCGCAGATGGTCACCGTGCCGCCCGACGGCATTGCGTCACGGGCGTTGATGATGAGGTTCATCAGCGCAAGCTCAAGCTGTGCCTGGTCGGCGAACACCTTCCAGATCTTGTCCTCGATCTGCCAGTCGAACTTCATCAGCCCGCCGAGTGCGTGCGCGAGCAGTTCGACCACGGCATCGCGGAGCGACATCAGGTCGATGGGATGCGGCTGAAGCTGCTGCTTGCGCGCAAAGGCGAGAAGGCGACGGACGAGGTCGCTGCCCTGTTCCGCGGCGCGCTTGGTCATGTCGAGCAACCGCTGCTGCTCGGGCGCAAGCTCGGTGCGCCGTTCGATGACGCTGAGGCCACCGATCACCGCGGCGAGAAGATTGTTGAAGTCGTGCGCGATCCCGCCGGTCAGCTTGCCGATCGCATCCATCTTCTGCGCCTGCATCAGCTGGTTTTCGAGCGACCTTTGCTCGGTGATGTCGGTCAGGGTTCCGGCGAATTCCAGCGCACGTCCGTCGCCGTCGCGAAGCAGCACGGCCTGATCGAGGAAGTGACGGTACGTGCCGTCGGCGCATTGCCAGCGATATTCGACCGAAAAGCGGCCGCTGTTCCGGCGGGCCTCGAGGCTCGCAAGCACGCGCTCCCGGTCGTCGGCGTGCAGCCGGCTTGCCCAGGTTTCTGGGTTGTCGATGATGTCGCGCTCGGAAAAGCCGGTGATCGCCTCGATGTCGCCGCTGATGTAGCTAGGCCATCGCGGCGACCGTTCGAACGGTTCCAGATAGAGAACCATCGGCAGCGACTGGATGATCGCAGCCTGCCGCTGCTCGGCGCGGCGAAGCTCCTGCTCGGCCCGCAACCGCTCCGCGTTGGCGCGAAGGTTGGCGTCGAGAAGCACGCGCTCCTGCCGCGCCTTGCGCTCGACCTCTTTCGACTTCTCGAACAGCTCGACGAAAACGGCGACTTTCGACCGAAGGATGATCGGGTCGACGGGTTTGAAGACATAGTCAACCGCGCCCATCGAATAGCCGCGCATCAGATGCTCGGCTTCCTTGTTCACCGCCGACAGGAAAACGATCGGGATGCCCTTCGATTGATCGCGACTGCGGATGATCTGGGCGGTTTCGTAACCGTCCATGCCCGGCATGTAGACGTCGAGGAGGATGACCGCGAATTCGCTCTTCAGCAGGTGGCGGAGCGCTTCCTCGCCGGATCGCGCTTCGACCACTTCGCCGAGGTCCTCGAGCACGGTGGAGATCGCGAGCAGGTTGCGCTCGTCGTCGTCGACGACGAGCACGCGCGCTCGCTCCACCGCCTGATCGAGCATGTCAGCCGCTTGCACCTCTTCGTTGGGTGCGCGCGCTGGCATCGGGATTTCGCCCGTCGGCACGTTCATCCTTACTCAGCCGCTTCCATTGCCGCGGGCACTGCTGCCGCCATTGCTTGGCTATCACGCGAACGCGCAACCCACACGCGCAGCAAGGCGAGCAGCAGCTCAAGGTCAACCGGCTTCGCAATGTAATCGGAAGCGCCGGCATCGAGGCATTTCTGCCGGTCGCCCTTCATTGCCTTGGCGGTGACGGCAATCAGCGGCAAGTCGGCGAGCTGCGGGCGCTGCCGGATCTGCTGCATGGTCTCATAGCCGTCCATCTCTGGCATCATGATGTCGATCAGCGCCACGTCGACGCCGGGCGTTTGTTCGAGGATCAGAATGCCGTCCTTCCCGCGTTCCGCGTGGAGCACTTCCACGTCGTGGCTTTCAAGAACGCTCGTGAGCGAAAAGATGTTGCGGATGTCGTCGTCGACGATCAGCACCTTCGCGCCCGCGAGTTCCGCCACCTGCTTGGTAGCCGAAGCAGGTGCCGCCTTCTTGCGCCGTGGCTTCGCCGTTGCGGCCTGAGCGCCAAGCTCCCTGAACACGCGCACCAGCTCGCCGTGCTCGGCCGGCTTTTCGGTGACCCCGAACGCGCCCATGTTCATCACCGCCGCGCTTCGATCGGCGCCGGAAATGACGTGGATTGGAACATGGCTCGTTTCGCTGTCGTGCTTCAGCAAGTCGAGCAGCACGAAGCCGTCGATGTCTGAAAGGCCAAGGTCGAGCGTGATCGCCGCCGGCTGGAGCTTGCGCGCCATGGCCAGCGTTCCCGCGCCCGCCGTCGAGACCACGCCCTTGATGCCGGCCTCATGCGCGGCATCGAGAAGAATGGTCGCGAAGGTCGGATCGTCCTCAACGATCAGCACGAACGGGTCGGTGCCCAGATCGTCGCGGTCGTCGCTGACTTCGAACCCGGTCGGGAGCGCCGTCGGCACCATCGCGCCGCTATTGTCGTAGCGCGCCGGCGCACCGCTCGGCGCAGCGGCTGCGGCCACTTCAGCCTCCAGCGGGACGTACAAAGTGAAGGTCGACCCTTCGCCCGGCTTGGACCGGACCTGCAGCTCACCGCCGAGGAGGCGGGCGATCTCGCGGCTGATCGAGAGGCCGAGGCCCGTGCCGCCATATTTGCGGCTGGTCGTACCGTCCGCCTGCTGGAACGCCTCGAAGATCAGCTTCTGCTTGTCGTCGGGGATACCGATGCCGGTGTCGGAAACGGCGATCTCGATCGCCTTCTCGGCACCCCGCAGCACCGGGTGCGTGGGGCTCCACCCGCTCGACGCGCAGCGAACGCCAAGCGTGACGCTGCCCTTCGAGGTGAACTTGAAGGCGTTCGACAGCAGGTTGAGCACGATCTGCTGAAGCCGCTTTTCGTCGGTGCGGATTTCCTGCGGCAGCTTGGGATCGAACTTGACGTTGAAGTCGAGCTGCTTGTCGGCGGCAAGCTGGCGGAAGGTCCGCTCCATGTGCTGCTTGAGGTTCTGCATCGGCATGTCGCCGACCTCGATCGACACCGTACCGGATTCGATCTTCGACAGATCGAGAATGTCGTTGATCAGGTTCAACAGGTCCGAACCCGCCGAGTTGATCGTCCGCGCGAACTCCACCTGCTTGTCGTCGAGATTGCCCTTCTGGTTGTCGGCAAGAAGCTTCGACAGGATCAGCAGCGAGTTGAGGGGCGTGCGAAGCTCGTGGCTCATGTTGGCGAGGAACTCGGACTTGTACTTCGACGTGAGAGCGAGCTGCTCGGCCTTTTCCTCCAGCGCTCGGCGGGCCATTTCGATTTCGAGGTTCTTCGCTTCGACCTGCTTCTTCTCGTTTTCGAGAAGCTGCGCTTTCTCCTGAAGCTCCTCGTTGGTCGCGTGCAGTTCTTCCTGCTTTGTCGTCAGCTCGGTCTGGCGGGACTGAAGCTCCTGCGTGAGCAGCTGCGACTGCTTCAGGAGGCCTTCGGTACGCATGGTCGCGGCGATCGTGTTCAACACGATGCCAACCGATTCCATCAGCTGGTCGAGGAAGCTTTGGTGGGTCTCGTTGAACTCACCGAACGACGCCAGCTCGATCACGGCCTTCACCTCGTCCTCGAACAAGGCGGGCAGGATGTTCACATTGGCGGGCTTGGCGTCGCCCAGGCCCGAACCGATGCGGATGAAGTCGGGCGGAACGTCCTTCAGCAGGATCGGACGGCGGTCGGCCGCCGCTTGTCCGATAAGACCCTCGCGAAGCCCGAACTTCTGCTTCAGTTGGTCCGGGTTCTCGGCGCCGTAGCTGGCGACGAGTTCGAGCTTGGTCTCGTCCTCTTCGCGGCGGGTGACGTAGAACACGCCATATTGCGCGTTCACCAGCGGCGCGAGCTCCGACATGATGAGGTTCGACACGGTTGCGAGATCGCGTTCGCCCTGGAGCATGCGGCTGAAGCGGGCGAGGTTGGTCTTGAGCCAATCCTGCTCCGCATTCTTGAGCGTCTGCTCCTTCAGGTTGCTGATCATCTCATTGATCGTGTCCTTAAGCGCGGCCATTTCGCCCGATGCCTGCACGGCGATCGAGCGGGTAAGGTCGCCCTTGGTCACGGCGGTCGCCACTTCGGCGATCGAGCGCACCTGGTTCGTCAGGTTCGCCGCCAGCTGGTTCACGTTGTCGGTAAGGTCGCGCCACAAGCCGGCAGCGCCGGGCACGCGGGCCTGACCGCCGAGCTTGCCTTCGATACCGACCTCGCGGGCCATGTTGGTCACCTGGTCGCCGAAGGTCGACAGAGTATCGATCATGAAGTTGATGGTGTCGGCGAGCGCCGCGATTTCGCCTTTCGCGGCCACCGTCAGCTTCCGCTTGAGGTTACCCTGGGCCACCGCGGTGACGACCTCGGCGATACCGCGTACCTGGTTGGTCAGGTTGTTGGCCATCAGGTTCACGTTGTCGGTAAGGTCCTTCCAGGTGCCGCCGACGCCCGGCACGTTGGCCTGCCCGCCGAGCTTGCCTTCGGTACCCACCTCGCGGGCGACGCGGGTCACCTCGCTGGCGAAGCCGTTGAGCTGATCGACCATGGTGTTGATGGTGTTCTTGAGCGCGAGGATCTCGCCCTTCACGTCGACGGTGATCTTCTTCGACAAATCGCCCTTCGCCACCGCGGTGGTGACGTCGGCGATGTTACGCACCTGGCCGGTCAGGTTTTCGGCCATCAGGTTCACGTTGTCGGTGAGGTCCTTCCAGGTGCCGGCGACGCCGCGCACCTGCGCCTGGCCGCCGAGTTTGCCTTCGGTACCTACCTCGCGCGCCACGCGGGTTACTTCCGAAGCGAACGAGTTCAGCTGGTCCACCATGGTGTTGATGGTGTTCTTCAGCTCGAGGATCTCGCCCTTCACGTCGACGGTGATCTTCTTGGACAAGTCGCCCGACGCAACCGCGGTCGTGACCTCGGCGATGTTGCGGACCTGACCCGTCAGGTTGGCCGCAAGTTCGTTCACATTGTCGGTGAGGTCCTTCCAGGTGCCGCCGACGCCTTCGACCTTCGCCTGGCCGCCGAGCTTCCCTTCCGAACCCACTTCGCGCGCCACGCGCGTCACCTCGGATGCGAAAGCGTTGAGCTGGTCCACCATCGTGTTGATGGTGTTTTTGAGCTCTAGGATCTCGCCCTTCACGTCGACGGTGATCTTCTTGGACAAGTCGCCGCGCGCCACCGCGGTCGTCACTTCGGCGATGTTGCGGACCTGACCGGTGAGGTTGCCAGCCATCAGGTTCACGCTGTCTGTCAAGTCGGCCCAGGTGCCGGCGACGCCTTCGACCTGCGCCTGACCGCCGAGCTTACCTTCGGTGCCGACCTCGCGGGCGACGCGGGTCACTTCCGACGCGAAGCCGTTCAGCTGGTCCACCATGGTGTTAATGGTGTTTTTCAGCTCAAGGATTTCGCCCTTCACGTCGACGGTGATCTTCTTGGACAAGTCGCCGCGCGCAACGGCGGTGGTCACTTCCGCGATGTTACGCACCTGACCGGTGAGGTTGTCCGCCATCAGGTTCACGTTGTCGGTCAAATCGGCCCAGGTGCCGGCGACGCCTTCCACCTTGGCCTGACCGCCGAGCTTCCCTTCCGAGCCCACTTCGCGCGCCACGCGCGTCACTTCCGACGCGAACGAGTTCAGCTGGTCCACCATGGTGTTGATGGTGTTCTTCAGCTCGAGAATCTCGCCCTTCACGTCGACGGTGATCTTCTTGGACAAGTCGCCGCGGGCCACGGCGGTCGTCACCTCCGCGATGTTGCGGACCTGGCCGGTCAGGTTCGCGGCCATCAGGTTCACGTTGTTGGTAAGGTCGGCCCAGGTTCCCGCGACGCCCGGCACTTGCGCCTGGCCGCCGAGCTTTCCTTCGGTGCCCACCTCGCGCGCGACGCGGGTCACTTCCGATGCGAAGCCGTTGAGCTGGTCCACCATGACGTTGATGGTGTTCTTGAGCTCGAGAATTTCGCCCTTCACGTCGACGGTGATCTTCTTGGACAAGTCGCCGCGGGCCACGGCGGTCGTCACTTCGGCGATGTTACGCACCTGGCCGGTCAAATTGTCGGCCATCAGGTTCACGTTGTCGGTAAGGTCCTTCCACGTACCGGCGACGCCTTCCACGCGCGCCTGCCCGCCCAGCTTCCCTTCGGTACCCACTTCGCGGGCCACGCGGGTGACCTCGCCCGCGAAGGCGTTGAGCTGGTCGACCATGGTGTTGATCGTGTTCTTGAGCTCGAGGATTTCGCCCTTCACCTCCACGGTAATCTTCTTCGACAAGTCGCCGCGCGCCACCGCGGTCGTCACTTCGGCGATGTTGCGCACCTGGGACGTCAAGTTGGTCGCCATGGCGTTCACATTGTCGGTGAGGTCCTTCCAGGTCCCGGCGACGCCCTTCACCTTGGCCTGACCGCCCAGCTTGCCCTCGGTGCCGACTTCGCGCGCGACGCGAGTCACTTCGCTTGCGAAGCCGTTCAGCTGATCGACCATGGTGTTCACGACCTTGCCGATGCGCAGGAACTCGCCGCGCAGCGGACGGCCGTCGATCTCGACGGTCATGCTTTGGGAAAGGTCGCCCTTGGCGACCGCGCCGATGACGCGCGACACTTCGGCGGTCGGCTGCACCATGTCTTCGATCAGCTCGTTGACGGAGCGGATCGCCGTCTCCCAGCCGCCGCGCGCGTTCTTGACGCGCCCGCGCTGGCTGATCTTGCCCTCCTTGCCCACCACCTTGGACAGCCGCTCGAACTCCTGCGCCATGTCCTGGTTCATCGAGACGACCTCGTTGAACAGGCTGGCGATCTCGCCATCGACGCC is part of the Sphingomicrobium sp. genome and encodes:
- the hmgA gene encoding homogentisate 1,2-dioxygenase produces the protein MTDALDYLTGFGGHFETEAVAGALPKGRNSPQRPPFGLYAEQLSGTAFTAPRHENRRSWLYRMRPTADHRPFQRYEGTPLFAPGTIKEPVAPNRLRWSAPDDLPAGKDFVDGLVTMLVSRPPHELSGVALHLYRADRSMERRVFSDADAEMLIIPQSGTLHIFTELGRMDVAPGSVCVIPRGVRFRVDVDGPSRGYVAENHGALFRLPELGPIGSNGLANARDFETPVAAFEDSDEPVEYIQKYMAALWTTTLDHSPLDVVAWHGNLAPCRYDLSRFNAMGTVSFDHPDPSIFTVLTSPSEMPGRANADFVIFPPRWMVAEDTFRPPWFHRNVMSEAMGLITGEYDAKAEGFAPGGLSLHNLMSGHGPDVESWQKASGADLKPMKIEGTMAFMVESCWPYIPTRFAMDRAQPDYDAAWTGFPKAQLP
- a CDS encoding 2-dehydropantoate 2-reductase, which produces MRVCVVGAGAIGGWLAAELALAGCEVSVLARGETLRLINAEGLRLTRTDGLQSVPINAAGDASALGEQDLLIVAVKAPALPALAPALSPLIASDTIILPMLNGVPWWFTEEPLQSADPDGTIAATFAKDQVLGSVVHASCRRVAPNNIQVVHADKLIVGEVDGGITDRVARVCGLFEQANIRCEANENVRRAIWYKLWGNATINPLSALTRSTADKLLDDPAIRAWMAEAMDELAAVGAAIGCPISETAEDRMAVTARLGAFKSSMLQDVESGRPIELEALLGAPREIARRVNVPTPQLDRIYAMTAQMGANLGLA
- a CDS encoding response regulator, which produces MNVPTGEIPMPARAPNEEVQAADMLDQAVERARVLVVDDDERNLLAISTVLEDLGEVVEARSGEEALRHLLKSEFAVILLDVYMPGMDGYETAQIIRSRDQSKGIPIVFLSAVNKEAEHLMRGYSMGAVDYVFKPVDPIILRSKVAVFVELFEKSKEVERKARQERVLLDANLRANAERLRAEQELRRAEQRQAAIIQSLPMVLYLEPFERSPRWPSYISGDIEAITGFSERDIIDNPETWASRLHADDRERVLASLEARRNSGRFSVEYRWQCADGTYRHFLDQAVLLRDGDGRALEFAGTLTDITEQRSLENQLMQAQKMDAIGKLTGGIAHDFNNLLAAVIGGLSVIERRTELAPEQQRLLDMTKRAAEQGSDLVRRLLAFARKQQLQPHPIDLMSLRDAVVELLAHALGGLMKFDWQIEDKIWKVFADQAQLELALMNLIINARDAMPSGGTVTICAENHHVRSGELPGLDAGDYVRLAVIDTGTGIAREHLEKVLEPFFTTKEVGKGSGLGLSMVYGFAKQSNGAFRLDSEVGKGTTAELWLPRAPEQTAEKPSAPLDTSVRDDTRSLRVLLVDDHAEVRSTTAAILSDFGHEVVEASSAGQALKVLEAGDCNFDLMITDYAMPNVSGAEFLRAARSLCPGVPALIITGYADAGAIQDRPDGVEVLLKPFTQRKLEDAIHRVTDATVPAE
- the fahA gene encoding fumarylacetoacetase, whose amino-acid sequence is MSWVESAQGSDFPIENLPLGVFSVGERRRRTGVAIGDFVLDLVGIADLLDQDWIEDLSQPVLNSWLARGPQAQRDLRERLTELLSDERYRDDVEPQLVGLTEARMHLPCFVGDYTDFYVGIHHATNVGKQFRPDNPLLPNYKYVPIGYHGRASSVRVSGEPVIRPCGQRKPPEAEAPEYGPSRRLDYELELGIWIGRGNELGSPIPIDEAGDHIAGYCLLNDWSARDLQAWEYQPLGPFLAKNFLSSVSAWVVSPEALRPYRKPMPPRPAGDPEPLPYLNDPADRESGAIAIQLEATLTTERMRREGVAPYVLSRGSADAAMYWSAAQIVTHHSSNGCNLQPGDLIGTGTLSTDSDQGLGSLLEISRGGKQPIELATGETRSFLEDGDEVTLRAWCEAEGAPRIGLGECVGRVEPA
- a CDS encoding HAMP domain-containing protein, whose translation is MNIQSPRQFIDRRQLVSALRALRRGDFTVRLLEEADGVDGEIASLFNEVVSMNQDMAQEFERLSKVVGKEGKISQRGRVKNARGGWETAIRSVNELIEDMVQPTAEVSRVIGAVAKGDLSQSMTVEIDGRPLRGEFLRIGKVVNTMVDQLNGFASEVTRVAREVGTEGKLGGQAKVKGVAGTWKDLTDNVNAMATNLTSQVRNIAEVTTAVARGDLSKKITVEVKGEILELKNTINTMVDQLNAFAGEVTRVAREVGTEGKLGGQARVEGVAGTWKDLTDNVNLMADNLTGQVRNIAEVTTAVARGDLSKKITVDVKGEILELKNTINVMVDQLNGFASEVTRVAREVGTEGKLGGQAQVPGVAGTWADLTNNVNLMAANLTGQVRNIAEVTTAVARGDLSKKITVDVKGEILELKNTINTMVDQLNSFASEVTRVAREVGSEGKLGGQAKVEGVAGTWADLTDNVNLMADNLTGQVRNIAEVTTAVARGDLSKKITVDVKGEILELKNTINTMVDQLNGFASEVTRVAREVGTEGKLGGQAQVEGVAGTWADLTDSVNLMAGNLTGQVRNIAEVTTAVARGDLSKKITVDVKGEILELKNTINTMVDQLNAFASEVTRVAREVGSEGKLGGQAKVEGVGGTWKDLTDNVNELAANLTGQVRNIAEVTTAVASGDLSKKITVDVKGEILELKNTINTMVDQLNSFASEVTRVAREVGTEGKLGGQAQVRGVAGTWKDLTDNVNLMAENLTGQVRNIADVTTAVAKGDLSKKITVDVKGEILALKNTINTMVDQLNGFASEVTRVAREVGTEGKLGGQANVPGVGGTWKDLTDNVNLMANNLTNQVRGIAEVVTAVAQGNLKRKLTVAAKGEIAALADTINFMIDTLSTFGDQVTNMAREVGIEGKLGGQARVPGAAGLWRDLTDNVNQLAANLTNQVRSIAEVATAVTKGDLTRSIAVQASGEMAALKDTINEMISNLKEQTLKNAEQDWLKTNLARFSRMLQGERDLATVSNLIMSELAPLVNAQYGVFYVTRREEDETKLELVASYGAENPDQLKQKFGLREGLIGQAAADRRPILLKDVPPDFIRIGSGLGDAKPANVNILPALFEDEVKAVIELASFGEFNETHQSFLDQLMESVGIVLNTIAATMRTEGLLKQSQLLTQELQSRQTELTTKQEELHATNEELQEKAQLLENEKKQVEAKNLEIEMARRALEEKAEQLALTSKYKSEFLANMSHELRTPLNSLLILSKLLADNQKGNLDDKQVEFARTINSAGSDLLNLINDILDLSKIESGTVSIEVGDMPMQNLKQHMERTFRQLAADKQLDFNVKFDPKLPQEIRTDEKRLQQIVLNLLSNAFKFTSKGSVTLGVRCASSGWSPTHPVLRGAEKAIEIAVSDTGIGIPDDKQKLIFEAFQQADGTTSRKYGGTGLGLSISREIARLLGGELQVRSKPGEGSTFTLYVPLEAEVAAAAAPSGAPARYDNSGAMVPTALPTGFEVSDDRDDLGTDPFVLIVEDDPTFATILLDAAHEAGIKGVVSTAGAGTLAMARKLQPAAITLDLGLSDIDGFVLLDLLKHDSETSHVPIHVISGADRSAAVMNMGAFGVTEKPAEHGELVRVFRELGAQAATAKPRRKKAAPASATKQVAELAGAKVLIVDDDIRNIFSLTSVLESHDVEVLHAERGKDGILILEQTPGVDVALIDIMMPEMDGYETMQQIRQRPQLADLPLIAVTAKAMKGDRQKCLDAGASDYIAKPVDLELLLALLRVWVARSRDSQAMAAAVPAAMEAAE